One Ochotona princeps isolate mOchPri1 chromosome 7, mOchPri1.hap1, whole genome shotgun sequence genomic window carries:
- the TIFA gene encoding TRAF-interacting protein with FHA domain-containing protein A, whose product MSSFEDADTEETVTCLQMTVYHPAQSQSSIFHAIHFNKREKLSSSEVVKFGRNSKVCHYTFLDKQASRVQFSLQLFKQFNSSVLSFEIKNMSRKTNLIVDNQELGYLNKMDLPHKCLVRFSEYQFLMEKEEGESLDSFETQFILSPRPLLQENTWPPHKPIPEYGSYLPFPSGNTSPTEMDENEL is encoded by the coding sequence ATGTCCAGTTTTGAAGATGCTGACACAGAAGAGACGGTAACTTGTCTCCAGATGACTGTGTACCATCCCGCCCAGAGTCAGAGCAGCATATTTCATGCCATACACTTCAATAAGCGAGAGAAATTGTCCTCCAGCGAAGTGGTGAAATTTGGCCGAAATTCCAAGGTCTGTCATTACACTTTTCTTGACAAACAGGCTTCCCGAGTTCAGTTTTCTCTGCAACTGTTTAAACAGTTCAACAGTTCAGTTCtgtcttttgaaattaaaaatatgagcAGGAAGACCAATCTGATTGTGGACAATCAGGAGCTGGGCTACCTCAATAAAATGGACCTGCCACACAAGTGCCTGGTGCGATTCAGTGAGTATCAGTTCCTGAtggaaaaggaagagggagagtcgCTGGATTCATTCGAGACTCAGTTTATTTTGTCTCCAAGACCACTCTTGCAAGAAAACACCTGGCCGCCTCACAAGCCCATCCCTGAGTACGGCTCTTACTTACCCTTCCCCTCCGGAAACACTTCTCCTACAGAAATGGATGAAAATGAACTGTGA